A single window of Deinococcus misasensis DSM 22328 DNA harbors:
- a CDS encoding YceI family protein codes for MQWNIDPSHSQIGFAVKHMMISTVRGSFKTYQGTIETDDQHRPTNVSVTIEAASVDTGDAQRDGHLRSADFFNAESSKELTFQSTSIEQTGDQNYTIHGNLTINGITKPVALKAETTSTGKDPWGNTRIAAEATTTINREEWNITWNAALEFGGVLVGKDVKLTLDVQAILVS; via the coding sequence ATGCAATGGAACATTGATCCCAGCCACAGCCAGATCGGATTCGCCGTCAAACACATGATGATCTCCACCGTTCGCGGCAGCTTCAAAACCTATCAGGGCACCATCGAAACCGATGACCAGCACCGCCCCACCAACGTCAGCGTCACCATCGAAGCAGCCAGCGTGGACACCGGCGATGCCCAGCGTGACGGTCACCTGCGCAGTGCAGATTTTTTCAATGCAGAGAGCAGCAAAGAGCTGACCTTCCAGAGCACCAGCATTGAACAAACCGGGGACCAGAACTACACCATCCATGGCAACCTGACCATCAATGGCATCACCAAACCTGTTGCCCTGAAAGCCGAAACCACCTCCACAGGCAAAGACCCCTGGGGCAACACCCGCATTGCCGCTGAGGCCACCACCACCATCAACCGTGAAGAGTGGAACATCACCTGGAACGCTGCTCTGGAATTCGGTGGCGTCCTGGTCGGCAAAGATGTGAAACTGACCCTTGATGTGCAGGCCATTCTGGTTTCCTGA
- a CDS encoding Gfo/Idh/MocA family protein: MKQAIGIIGAGNISSIYLENAARFHNTRVQAIADLNLDRARAQAEKYGVPEVLSVEELLNHPDIVAVVNLTIPAAHADIALQAVRAGKHVYNEKPLSIRLEEAQQLLHEATERGLRVGCAPDTFLGGGLQNARKLLDEGAIGEVIGFHAAMLSRGPERWHPDPEFFYQPGAGPLFDMGPYYLTAIAALLGPVASVSGFSRASFPERTIGNGAKQGQSIQVNTPTHVTASLQLHSGVIGTLTTSFDTHWDKYDTLVLYGSEGTLVLPDPNSFGGVTRLWKDGQWTEIQPEHGLTQNSRGVGLSDMLEAHAAQRSHRASGELAYHVLETMHAILNSSEKRCAIALTSAPERPESLTIDQSKGMLD, from the coding sequence ATGAAACAGGCCATCGGCATCATTGGCGCAGGCAACATCTCCAGCATTTACCTCGAAAACGCTGCACGTTTTCACAACACCCGGGTGCAGGCCATTGCAGACCTCAATCTGGACCGTGCCAGAGCACAGGCAGAAAAATATGGCGTTCCAGAAGTGCTTTCTGTGGAAGAACTCTTGAACCACCCTGACATTGTGGCGGTGGTGAACCTGACCATTCCGGCTGCCCACGCAGACATTGCACTGCAAGCGGTGCGGGCTGGCAAGCATGTCTACAATGAAAAGCCCCTCAGCATCCGGTTGGAAGAGGCACAACAGCTTTTGCATGAAGCCACAGAACGCGGTCTCAGGGTCGGTTGTGCACCAGACACCTTTCTGGGTGGAGGCTTGCAAAATGCCCGCAAACTGCTCGATGAAGGCGCCATTGGTGAAGTGATTGGATTCCATGCTGCCATGCTTTCCAGAGGACCAGAGCGTTGGCATCCCGATCCCGAATTTTTTTATCAACCCGGAGCAGGCCCCCTCTTTGACATGGGGCCGTATTACCTGACCGCCATTGCTGCCCTGCTTGGACCTGTGGCCAGTGTGAGTGGATTTTCGCGGGCCAGTTTCCCTGAACGCACCATTGGAAACGGTGCAAAGCAAGGCCAGAGCATTCAGGTGAACACCCCCACCCACGTCACGGCCAGTTTGCAATTGCACTCTGGAGTGATTGGCACCCTGACCACCAGCTTTGACACCCACTGGGACAAGTACGACACGCTGGTGCTGTACGGATCTGAAGGCACTCTGGTGTTGCCGGATCCCAACAGCTTTGGTGGGGTGACCCGACTCTGGAAAGACGGCCAGTGGACCGAAATCCAACCTGAGCATGGTTTGACCCAGAATTCCCGTGGTGTGGGTCTCAGTGACATGCTGGAAGCCCATGCAGCCCAGCGTTCTCACCGTGCCAGTGGTGAACTTGCCTACCATGTGCTGGAAACCATGCATGCCATCTTGAACAGCAGTGAGAAACGTTGTGCCATTGCTTTGACCTCTGCTCCAGAGCGTCCTGAATCCCTGACCATCGATCAAAGCAAGGGCATGTTGGATTGA
- a CDS encoding sugar phosphate isomerase/epimerase family protein produces the protein MKYGLQCWTIRDELQKDYEGALRKVAEMGFQGVELFGQIPGATHIKAVLDEVGLQVVGRHTGLDDLKNRLPELIEECKTLGTNYLTCAWSKATEEQSWQYIQTVLTETAQQLHPHGLVLQYHNHDHELLEEHEGQKVLDFLLKAQHVKPELDVAWLHAGGVSPVAYMQKHAGNIPLLHLKDVKPKPEGGWQTVELGAGEVPLADILAFAPEAGVEWMLVEQDNCEGSAWDSLQKSLEHLKSQGAL, from the coding sequence ATGAAATATGGACTGCAATGCTGGACCATCCGCGATGAACTGCAAAAAGACTACGAAGGTGCCCTGCGCAAAGTCGCAGAAATGGGTTTTCAGGGGGTCGAACTGTTTGGACAGATTCCGGGCGCTACACACATCAAAGCTGTCCTCGATGAGGTGGGACTGCAGGTGGTGGGCCGTCACACCGGTTTGGATGACCTGAAAAACCGCCTGCCAGAGTTGATCGAGGAATGCAAAACTTTGGGAACCAATTACCTGACCTGTGCATGGTCCAAAGCCACGGAAGAACAGTCCTGGCAATACATTCAGACGGTCTTGACCGAGACCGCCCAGCAACTTCACCCCCATGGTCTCGTGCTGCAATACCACAACCATGACCACGAACTGCTGGAAGAGCACGAGGGTCAGAAAGTGCTGGATTTCCTGTTGAAAGCCCAACATGTGAAACCAGAGCTGGATGTGGCATGGCTGCATGCAGGAGGGGTTTCTCCTGTGGCATACATGCAAAAGCATGCAGGAAACATCCCGCTTTTGCACCTCAAAGATGTGAAGCCTAAACCTGAAGGCGGTTGGCAAACCGTGGAACTCGGAGCAGGTGAAGTCCCTCTGGCAGACATCCTGGCCTTTGCTCCAGAGGCAGGCGTAGAGTGGATGCTGGTCGAGCAGGACAACTGTGAAGGCTCTGCATGGGACAGTTTGCAGAAGTCTCTGGAGCACCTCAAGTCACAAGGTGCACTGTAA